Proteins encoded within one genomic window of Bacteroides sedimenti:
- a CDS encoding serine hydrolase translates to MAKDVFFKPYLDNPEKYEIQIIYTQIDRNSQNNPNFTQYDYRLDNRQFFNPASLVKWPLILLGMENVNNLNEKFGVSIYNKIGFSSASRKRHSGSVDRLAPDKKSRLVNYIKEMILVSDNNAYNRMYDFLGQGYINNRLTEMGYDSLRILHRFDDCTVEQNRTTPSVSFYNKKGVLIYKQPSTTNPIQLSNPLGEIVKGGKDYSYFNNAPLQNINDMMLYVFFKESVPQQKRFNLTESDYRLLYKYTAMHPAESEFYVFKKKKKRYPVHLKKYLYYGKDSSKPNIPGLRIHNMVGESHGTLSDVAYFVNPSTGVEFMLSAVINTCDGDITPANYHYKDVGFPFLERLGEMIYQYELHRK, encoded by the coding sequence ATGGCAAAAGATGTATTCTTTAAGCCTTATCTGGATAACCCTGAAAAATATGAGATTCAGATTATCTATACACAGATAGATCGCAATAGTCAGAACAATCCCAACTTTACACAATATGATTATCGTTTGGACAACAGGCAGTTCTTCAATCCTGCCAGTCTTGTAAAATGGCCATTAATATTATTAGGAATGGAAAATGTGAACAACCTGAATGAGAAATTTGGGGTTTCAATATATAATAAAATAGGTTTTTCATCTGCCTCCCGTAAAAGACATTCTGGTTCAGTTGATAGACTGGCGCCTGATAAAAAATCTCGTCTGGTCAATTATATAAAGGAAATGATTCTTGTTAGCGATAACAATGCCTATAACCGGATGTACGATTTTCTTGGACAGGGATATATCAATAATCGTTTGACAGAGATGGGATATGATTCTCTTCGTATTTTGCATCGATTTGATGATTGTACTGTGGAGCAAAATAGGACAACTCCTTCTGTAAGTTTTTACAATAAAAAAGGTGTGCTTATCTACAAGCAGCCTTCCACTACAAATCCTATTCAATTATCTAATCCGCTAGGAGAAATAGTCAAAGGAGGGAAGGATTATTCTTACTTTAATAATGCACCGCTTCAGAACATCAATGATATGATGCTTTATGTTTTCTTTAAGGAGTCTGTTCCACAACAGAAACGCTTTAATTTAACTGAGAGTGATTATCGACTGCTATACAAATATACAGCCATGCATCCGGCTGAAAGTGAATTTTATGTCTTTAAGAAGAAGAAAAAACGATATCCGGTCCATCTTAAAAAATATCTTTATTACGGAAAAGATTCATCTAAGCCAAACATTCCCGGTTTGAGGATTCATAATATGGTAGGAGAATCTCATGGTACATTATCTGATGTGGCTTACTTTGTTAATCCGTCTACAGGTGTAGAGTTTATGCTTTCTGCAGTTATAAATACATGCGATGGAGACATCACTCCCGCAAACTACCATTATAAAGATGTCGGTTTTCCTTTTCTTGAGAGGTTAGGGGAGATGATATATCAATATGAGCTTCACAGAAAATGA
- a CDS encoding phosphatidylinositol-4-phosphate 5-kinase, with protein MRKYFYIILLFFSVSVSSPAQGIGGFFSKIKEAFAPSNEIKIGNYTFKDGSTYTGELQKGKPNGKGKTTFKNGDVYDGEYVDGKRQGYGVYSFVDGEKYEGQWFQDQQHGKGTYYFMNNNRYEGMWYTDYQQGDGTMYYYNGDVYTGNWVNDKREGKGTYKWKNGAVYEGSWKADKKNGNGVLVWEDKSKYEGEWRDNARWGKGIYFYPTGDKYSGDWVNDIQEGKGTYFFHTGEKYEGDYIKGQRTGRGIFTLANGDKYEGEFKEGMQHGQGTFTWSNGAVYTGQWMNNQRNGRGTYVWANGDRYEGDWRNNIYNGQGVLILKNGTKYKGGFVNGLEEGSGVQEDKDGNRFEGFFRQGKKDGPFVEYDKDGNRIRRGSYKFGVLDNVEKE; from the coding sequence ATGCGAAAATATTTCTATATAATTTTATTGTTTTTTTCTGTTTCCGTTTCATCACCAGCACAGGGAATCGGAGGCTTTTTCTCAAAAATAAAAGAGGCTTTTGCCCCCTCAAATGAGATTAAGATTGGTAATTATACATTTAAAGACGGATCAACTTATACTGGTGAACTGCAAAAAGGAAAGCCAAATGGAAAAGGCAAAACCACCTTTAAGAATGGAGATGTATATGATGGTGAATATGTTGATGGCAAAAGACAGGGCTATGGAGTTTACTCTTTTGTAGATGGGGAAAAATATGAAGGACAGTGGTTTCAGGACCAACAACATGGTAAAGGTACTTACTATTTCATGAATAATAACAGATATGAAGGAATGTGGTATACAGACTATCAACAAGGAGATGGTACAATGTACTATTATAATGGAGATGTCTATACCGGAAACTGGGTGAATGATAAACGTGAAGGTAAGGGCACATATAAATGGAAAAATGGTGCCGTATATGAAGGGAGCTGGAAAGCTGATAAAAAAAATGGAAATGGTGTATTAGTTTGGGAAGATAAGTCAAAGTACGAAGGTGAGTGGAGAGATAATGCACGATGGGGAAAAGGTATCTATTTTTATCCCACAGGAGATAAATATTCAGGTGATTGGGTGAATGATATTCAGGAAGGAAAAGGAACTTATTTCTTTCATACAGGAGAAAAATATGAAGGTGATTATATAAAAGGACAACGTACTGGAAGAGGTATATTTACTCTCGCAAATGGTGATAAATATGAAGGTGAGTTCAAAGAAGGTATGCAGCATGGGCAAGGCACTTTTACCTGGAGTAATGGTGCTGTATATACCGGTCAGTGGATGAACAATCAGAGAAATGGTCGCGGAACATATGTCTGGGCTAATGGAGATCGTTATGAGGGTGACTGGAGAAACAATATTTATAACGGACAGGGAGTACTTATCCTGAAAAACGGAACCAAATACAAAGGTGGTTTTGTTAATGGATTGGAAGAGGGTTCAGGTGTTCAAGAGGATAAAGATGGAAACCGATTTGAGGGATTCTTCAGACAAGGGAAAAAAGACGGACCTTTTGTTGAATATGATAAGGACGGCAACCGAATTAGAAGAGGATCATATAAATTTGGTGTACTTGATAACGTAGAGAAAGAGTAA
- a CDS encoding DUF1015 domain-containing protein yields the protein MAIIKPFKGIRPPQNLVEQVASRPYDVLNSEEARKEAEGNEKSLYHIIKPEIDFPVGTDEHEEIVYSKAAENFQMFQDKGWLVQDDTEKYYIYAQTMNGKTQYGLVVCAYVDDYMTGVIKKHELTRRDKEEDRMKHVRVNNANVEPVFFAYPENVALDAIVKKYTVNKPVYDFIAPGDGFGHQLWIIDDNDDIEAITKQFAAMQALYIADGHHRSAAAALVGAEKAKLNPNHRGDEEYNYFMAVCFPADQLTIIDYNRVVKDLNGLTPQAFLSALEKNFIVEEKCTEVYKPNALHNFGLYLEGKWYSLTAKPGTYNDNDPIGVLDVTISSNLILDEILGIKDLRSDKRIDFVGGIRGLSELSKRVDSGEMKVALALYPVSMKQLMDIADSGNIMPPKTTWFEPKLRSGLVIHKLG from the coding sequence ATGGCAATCATAAAACCTTTTAAAGGTATTCGTCCTCCACAAAACCTGGTTGAGCAGGTCGCTTCTCGCCCTTACGATGTTTTGAACTCAGAAGAGGCAAGAAAAGAAGCGGAAGGTAATGAGAAATCATTATATCACATCATTAAACCGGAGATTGATTTCCCGGTTGGAACGGATGAACACGAAGAAATAGTTTATTCAAAAGCGGCCGAGAACTTCCAGATGTTCCAGGATAAAGGCTGGCTGGTGCAGGATGATACAGAAAAGTATTATATCTATGCACAAACCATGAATGGCAAAACACAATATGGATTGGTGGTTTGCGCATATGTGGACGATTACATGACTGGTGTGATTAAAAAGCATGAGCTTACCCGTCGGGACAAAGAGGAAGACCGCATGAAACATGTTCGTGTGAACAATGCAAATGTGGAACCTGTGTTCTTTGCTTATCCCGAGAATGTTGCACTTGATGCTATTGTGAAGAAATACACAGTCAATAAACCGGTTTATGACTTTATCGCCCCGGGAGATGGTTTTGGTCATCAGCTCTGGATAATAGATGATAACGACGACATTGAGGCTATCACAAAACAGTTTGCAGCAATGCAGGCTTTGTACATTGCCGACGGTCATCATCGGTCTGCCGCTGCTGCATTGGTAGGAGCTGAGAAAGCCAAGCTGAATCCGAACCACAGAGGCGATGAAGAGTATAATTACTTCATGGCAGTCTGTTTTCCTGCCGACCAGTTGACTATTATTGATTACAATCGTGTGGTTAAAGACTTGAACGGACTTACTCCTCAGGCTTTCCTTTCTGCATTAGAAAAGAATTTCATCGTGGAAGAGAAGTGTACTGAAGTCTATAAACCAAACGCTTTGCATAATTTTGGCCTCTATCTGGAAGGAAAATGGTACAGTCTGACTGCAAAACCAGGCACTTATAACGATAATGACCCAATCGGCGTGTTGGATGTTACCATCTCATCAAATCTTATTCTCGATGAAATTCTTGGTATCAAGGATCTTCGTTCGGATAAAAGGATTGATTTTGTGGGAGGAATTCGTGGGTTGAGCGAATTAAGCAAACGAGTGGACAGCGGTGAAATGAAGGTTGCACTTGCTCTCTACCCGGTTTCAATGAAACAGCTGATGGATATTGCCGATAGTGGAAACATTATGCCACCCAAAACCACTTGGTTTGAACCTAAATTACGCTCAGGATTGGTGATTCACAAACTGGGTTAA
- a CDS encoding phage holin family protein, with translation MKATLNFISSILVTFLTIILMPGIETGGIWYAIMIAILLAIFNILVKPGLELLSIIPTLLTILLFLVVVNGAIIIMVDWLSDSFNVNSFGTVVMFSIIVCFLNWGLHRIFRKMK, from the coding sequence ATGAAAGCAACTTTAAATTTTATTTCGTCAATATTGGTAACCTTTTTAACCATTATTCTGATGCCGGGAATTGAAACTGGAGGTATATGGTATGCTATTATGATTGCTATTCTGTTAGCCATTTTTAATATTTTAGTAAAACCTGGGCTTGAGCTTCTATCAATTATCCCAACTCTGCTGACTATCTTGCTTTTTTTGGTAGTTGTAAACGGCGCGATAATTATTATGGTCGACTGGCTTAGTGACAGCTTTAATGTGAATAGCTTCGGAACGGTCGTCATGTTCAGCATTATAGTATGCTTCTTAAATTGGGGGTTACACCGTATCTTCAGGAAGATGAAATAA
- a CDS encoding M16 family metallopeptidase has translation MLDRTTQPEVKAMENIDIAVPRRKVMPNGIPLHVIEAGTQDVVRLDILIGAGKWQQTQLLQALFANRMLREGTKRFTSAQIAEKLDYYGSWLELSSSMEYSYITLYSLNKYFASTLEIVESMLKEPVFPEKELKTVVDTNKQQFLVNSTKVDYMAQKSFASSIFGNQHPCGRFASAEDYDCITSSCLKEFYDQYYHSGNCNIYIAGKVTDEIQKLVEYTFGNQSWGFADRKISLKPYSINTTPDRRVFTEHSTAMQSSIKMGKVMIQRTHPDYYKMRVLMTIFGGYFGSRLMSNIREDKGYTYGISAGIASYPDAGVFLVSTEAANEYVEDIVKEVYHEMEILQNQLVPESELNMVRNYMLGDMCRSYEGPFSLSDAWIFIQTSHLSDSYFAESMKAVQSVTTQELMALAQKYFNKEKMIEVIAGKAL, from the coding sequence ATGTTGGATAGAACAACACAACCAGAGGTAAAAGCAATGGAGAATATCGACATTGCTGTTCCACGGAGAAAAGTCATGCCGAATGGCATTCCTCTTCATGTAATTGAGGCTGGTACTCAGGATGTGGTAAGACTGGATATTCTTATCGGTGCAGGTAAATGGCAGCAAACTCAACTGCTGCAAGCACTGTTTGCCAATCGGATGTTGAGAGAAGGTACTAAACGCTTCACTTCGGCCCAGATTGCTGAGAAACTGGATTATTATGGTTCGTGGCTGGAACTCTCTTCCTCGATGGAGTATTCGTATATTACTCTTTATTCTCTAAATAAATACTTTGCCAGTACATTAGAGATCGTTGAATCAATGCTAAAGGAGCCGGTTTTTCCTGAAAAAGAACTTAAAACAGTTGTTGATACTAATAAACAGCAATTTCTTGTAAACAGTACAAAAGTGGATTATATGGCACAAAAAAGCTTTGCATCTTCCATTTTTGGCAACCAGCATCCCTGCGGGCGCTTTGCTTCGGCAGAAGATTATGACTGCATAACCAGCTCCTGTTTGAAGGAGTTTTATGATCAGTATTACCATTCAGGTAATTGCAATATTTATATTGCCGGTAAGGTTACTGATGAAATTCAAAAACTTGTGGAATATACATTTGGTAACCAATCGTGGGGATTTGCGGATAGAAAAATCTCTCTGAAACCATATTCGATTAATACGACTCCTGATAGACGCGTTTTTACAGAACATTCCACTGCTATGCAGAGTTCTATAAAAATGGGTAAGGTGATGATTCAAAGAACCCATCCTGATTACTATAAAATGAGAGTGCTGATGACGATATTTGGTGGCTACTTTGGTAGCAGACTGATGTCAAACATTCGAGAGGATAAAGGATATACCTATGGAATTTCGGCTGGAATAGCCTCTTATCCTGATGCAGGAGTTTTTCTGGTTTCTACAGAAGCTGCTAACGAATATGTTGAAGATATTGTAAAAGAAGTGTATCATGAAATGGAAATTCTTCAGAATCAACTTGTTCCTGAATCAGAATTAAACATGGTAAGAAATTATATGCTAGGTGATATGTGCAGAAGTTATGAAGGCCCTTTCTCCTTATCAGATGCTTGGATATTTATTCAAACCTCACATCTCTCTGATTCCTATTTTGCTGAATCAATGAAAGCAGTTCAAAGTGTTACAACGCAGGAACTAATGGCTTTAGCTCAAAAATATTTTAATAAAGAAAAAATGATTGAAGTTATTGCCGGTAAAGCCCTGTAA
- the kdsB gene encoding 3-deoxy-manno-octulosonate cytidylyltransferase has product MKYIGIIPARYASTRFPGKPLAVLGGKTVIQRVYEQVLGCLDEAYVATDDVRIEEAVKAFGGKVVMTSNMHKSGTDRCFEAYTKVGEGYDVVVNIQGDEPFIQPSQLESIKECFKDASTQIATLVKPFDANDSFEMLENVNSPKVVVSKNWNALYFSRSVIPFMRNSDKSEWLKNHTYYKHIGLYAYRAEVLKEITALPQSSLEIAESLEQLRWLENGYTIKVGVTDLETIGIDTPEDLIKAESFLKEQYVG; this is encoded by the coding sequence ATGAAATACATTGGAATAATACCCGCAAGATATGCTTCAACTCGTTTCCCGGGGAAACCGTTAGCTGTATTGGGGGGAAAAACTGTAATTCAGAGAGTGTACGAGCAAGTTCTGGGATGTCTTGACGAAGCGTATGTTGCTACTGACGATGTACGTATTGAAGAAGCTGTAAAAGCTTTTGGTGGGAAAGTTGTAATGACATCAAATATGCATAAAAGCGGAACAGACCGTTGTTTCGAGGCATATACTAAAGTTGGTGAAGGATATGATGTGGTTGTGAACATTCAGGGAGATGAACCTTTTATTCAGCCATCTCAGCTAGAATCGATAAAGGAGTGCTTTAAAGATGCATCTACTCAAATTGCCACTTTAGTTAAACCGTTTGATGCAAATGATTCTTTTGAAATGCTTGAAAACGTGAACTCTCCAAAAGTTGTGGTAAGCAAAAACTGGAACGCATTATATTTCAGCCGTTCAGTTATTCCTTTTATGAGGAATTCTGATAAAAGTGAATGGCTAAAAAATCATACATATTATAAACATATTGGTCTATATGCTTATAGGGCAGAAGTATTGAAAGAGATTACAGCACTTCCTCAATCATCATTGGAAATAGCTGAATCTCTTGAACAGCTTCGATGGCTGGAAAATGGGTACACAATAAAAGTTGGTGTAACAGATCTGGAGACTATCGGGATTGATACACCGGAAGATCTTATTAAAGCCGAATCATTTTTAAAGGAACAATATGTTGGATAG
- a CDS encoding ribose-phosphate pyrophosphokinase: MSEKAPFMVFSGTNSRYLAEKICENLGCPLGNMNITHFADGEFAVSYEESIRGSHVFLVQSTFPNSDNLMELLLMVDAAKRASAKSIVAVIPYFGWARQDRKDKPRVSIGAKLVADLLSVAGIDRLITMDLHADQIQGFFDVPVDHLYASAVFLPYIQSLNLENLTIATPDVGGSKRASTYSKYLDVPLVLCNKSREKANEVASMQIIGDVKGKNVILIDDIVDTAGTITKAADIMLEAGALSVRAIASHCVMSGPATDRVQKSGLTEMIFTDSIPYCKDGCKVNQLSIASLFATTIRRVVNNESISSQYIM, encoded by the coding sequence ATGAGCGAAAAAGCACCTTTTATGGTATTTTCTGGTACTAATTCCAGATACCTAGCAGAGAAAATCTGTGAAAACTTAGGCTGTCCCCTTGGTAACATGAACATCACCCACTTTGCCGACGGTGAATTTGCAGTATCTTATGAAGAATCTATCAGAGGTTCACATGTTTTTCTTGTCCAATCTACCTTCCCAAACTCAGACAACTTGATGGAACTATTGCTAATGGTTGATGCCGCAAAACGTGCGTCAGCAAAAAGCATTGTTGCGGTTATCCCTTATTTCGGATGGGCTCGTCAAGATAGAAAAGACAAACCACGTGTTTCAATCGGAGCAAAATTGGTTGCTGACTTATTATCAGTAGCAGGCATCGATCGTTTAATAACAATGGATCTACATGCAGATCAGATTCAAGGCTTCTTTGATGTACCAGTTGACCACTTGTACGCATCTGCTGTCTTTTTACCCTACATCCAGTCGTTAAATCTTGAGAATCTGACGATTGCTACTCCTGATGTCGGCGGTTCCAAAAGAGCCAGCACATATTCAAAGTATCTGGATGTTCCATTGGTTCTTTGCAATAAATCACGTGAAAAAGCCAATGAAGTTGCATCAATGCAGATTATTGGTGATGTAAAAGGTAAAAATGTAATTCTGATCGATGATATCGTGGATACAGCCGGAACTATCACTAAGGCTGCTGACATTATGTTGGAAGCTGGTGCTCTTTCAGTTCGCGCAATTGCCAGTCACTGTGTAATGTCTGGCCCGGCAACTGACCGCGTACAGAAATCTGGTTTAACAGAAATGATTTTCACTGATAGTATTCCATACTGTAAAGATGGTTGCAAAGTAAATCAGCTTTCAATTGCAAGCTTGTTTGCCACAACAATCAGACGCGTTGTTAACAACGAATCAATCAGTTCGCAATATATTATGTAA
- a CDS encoding DEAD/DEAH box helicase yields the protein MNMKQEITKALQNLQIERLNPMQEASLSASTQGNDVILLSPTGSGKTLAYLLPLLQGLKPQEQTIQGLVLVPSRELALQIESVFKAMNSGYKTCCCYGGHPISDEKKSILGNHPAIIIGTPGRINDHLNKGNFLPDTIHTLVIDEFDKSLEYGFHDEMAEIISQLPNLKKRMLLSATDAEEIPEFTGLNETIKLNFLVEEEQSARLKLMKVFSPDKDKLETLFRLLCTLGSSSTIVFCNHRDAVERVSDYLASRGLYNEYFHGGMEQPDRERALYKFRNGSCHVFVSTDLASRGLDIPEIENIVHYHLPINEDAFTHRNGRTARWEAEGSAFIILNESESLPLYIADEPETYELPAVVSKPSKPLWATLYIGKGKKDKVNKIDIVGFLHKKGKLGKDDIGQIDVKEHFAFVAVRRAKFEQALSLIRGEKIKGMKTKMEEAD from the coding sequence ATGAATATGAAACAAGAAATTACTAAAGCGCTTCAGAACCTTCAAATTGAGAGGTTGAATCCCATGCAGGAGGCATCTTTGAGTGCAAGTACTCAAGGTAATGATGTGATATTACTTTCGCCTACCGGTTCAGGGAAAACACTGGCTTATCTGCTTCCTTTATTGCAGGGGCTTAAACCGCAGGAACAAACAATACAGGGGTTAGTGTTGGTTCCATCGCGTGAATTGGCTTTGCAGATTGAATCGGTTTTTAAGGCAATGAATTCTGGATATAAAACCTGCTGTTGCTATGGAGGGCATCCTATTTCAGATGAAAAAAAGAGCATTCTGGGTAACCATCCGGCAATTATTATCGGTACCCCCGGACGAATCAATGACCATTTGAATAAAGGTAATTTCTTACCCGATACAATTCATACACTGGTAATCGATGAGTTTGATAAGTCTTTGGAATATGGTTTTCATGATGAGATGGCTGAAATAATATCTCAATTGCCTAATCTTAAGAAAAGAATGCTGCTTTCAGCAACTGATGCAGAAGAAATTCCTGAATTTACCGGATTGAATGAAACTATAAAGCTTAATTTTCTTGTTGAAGAAGAACAATCAGCACGATTAAAACTGATGAAGGTGTTTTCGCCAGATAAAGATAAGCTGGAAACACTTTTTCGTCTGCTTTGTACATTAGGCAGCAGTTCTACAATTGTATTCTGTAACCATCGAGATGCTGTTGAGCGGGTAAGTGATTATCTGGCTTCACGAGGACTCTACAATGAATATTTTCATGGAGGAATGGAACAACCAGATCGTGAGCGGGCTCTTTATAAGTTCCGAAATGGCAGTTGCCATGTATTCGTTTCTACCGACCTTGCTTCTCGTGGTCTGGATATACCTGAAATAGAGAATATTGTTCACTACCACCTTCCTATTAATGAAGATGCATTTACTCATCGCAACGGAAGGACGGCTCGCTGGGAAGCTGAAGGAAGCGCATTCATTATTCTGAATGAATCAGAAAGTCTTCCTTTATATATAGCTGATGAACCAGAAACATATGAATTGCCAGCTGTTGTTTCAAAACCTTCTAAACCTCTTTGGGCAACCCTTTATATAGGGAAAGGTAAAAAGGACAAAGTCAACAAGATTGATATCGTTGGATTCCTTCACAAGAAAGGAAAATTAGGCAAGGATGATATCGGACAGATTGATGTAAAAGAGCATTTTGCCTTTGTTGCAGTCCGCAGAGCCAAATTTGAACAAGCTCTTTCTCTGATTCGCGGAGAAAAGATTAAGGGAATGAAGACTAAGATGGAAGAAGCCGATTAA
- a CDS encoding NAD(P)-dependent oxidoreductase: MKVLIATDKPFAKVAVDGIRKEIEAAGYELVLLEKYTEKQQLLDAVKDVNAIIIRSDIIDAEVFDAAKELKIVVRAGAGYDNVDLDAATAHGVCVMNTPGQNSNAVAELALGMMVYAVRNFYNGTSGSELMGKKLGIHAYGNVGRNVARIAKGFGMEIFAFDAFCPKEVIEKDGVKAADSVEELYSTSDIVSLHIPATAETKESINYELLNKMPKGAILVNTARKEVINETELIKLMQDRVDFKYVTDIMPAADAKFNENFAGRYFSTPKKMGAQTAEANINAGIAAAVQIVGFLNDGCEKFRVNK; encoded by the coding sequence ATGAAAGTATTAATCGCAACTGACAAGCCGTTTGCTAAAGTAGCAGTAGACGGTATTCGCAAAGAGATCGAAGCTGCAGGCTATGAACTTGTATTGCTTGAAAAGTACACTGAAAAGCAACAACTTCTAGATGCCGTAAAGGATGTTAATGCTATTATTATACGTAGCGACATTATTGATGCTGAAGTTTTCGATGCTGCTAAAGAACTGAAAATAGTTGTTCGTGCAGGTGCCGGATACGATAATGTAGATTTAGATGCCGCTACAGCTCATGGTGTTTGTGTAATGAATACTCCGGGACAGAACTCTAATGCTGTAGCCGAACTGGCTCTTGGCATGATGGTTTATGCTGTTCGTAATTTCTATAATGGTACTTCCGGCTCTGAATTGATGGGAAAGAAACTGGGAATCCACGCTTATGGTAACGTAGGTCGTAATGTAGCCCGTATCGCTAAAGGTTTTGGAATGGAAATCTTTGCTTTTGATGCATTCTGTCCTAAGGAAGTGATTGAGAAAGATGGAGTTAAAGCGGCTGATTCTGTAGAAGAATTATATTCTACCAGTGATATTGTTTCGCTTCATATCCCTGCTACTGCCGAAACAAAAGAGTCAATTAATTATGAACTTCTGAATAAGATGCCAAAAGGTGCAATCCTGGTAAATACAGCCCGTAAAGAGGTGATTAATGAAACTGAATTGATCAAGTTGATGCAAGACCGTGTCGACTTTAAATACGTAACTGATATTATGCCAGCCGCCGATGCTAAATTCAATGAGAATTTTGCGGGAAGATACTTCTCAACTCCTAAAAAGATGGGAGCTCAGACTGCCGAAGCAAATATCAATGCAGGAATTGCAGCTGCTGTGCAGATTGTTGGGTTCCTGAACGACGGATGCGAGAAGTTCAGAGTAAACAAGTAA
- the serC gene encoding 3-phosphoserine/phosphohydroxythreonine transaminase, which translates to MKKHNFNAGPSILPQSTIENTAKAILDLNGSGLSLMEISHRTKDFQAVIDEAVALFKELLNIPEGYSVLFLGGGASLEFCMVPFNFLEKKAAYLNTGVWAKKAMKEAKGFGEVVEVASSADANYTFIPKDYTIPADADYFHITTNNTIYGTEIRKDIDSTIPLIADMSSDIFSRPIDVSKYALIYGGAQKNLAPAGVTFVIVKDEALGKVSRYIPTMLDYRTHIKEGSMFNTPPVVPIYAAMETLRWIKAEGGVKEMERRALEKADLLYGEIDRNKLFVGTANKEDRSLMNICFVMKDEYKDLEAEFQKFATERGMIGIKGHRSVGGFRASCYNALPKESVEALVACMQEFEKLH; encoded by the coding sequence ATGAAAAAGCATAATTTCAATGCCGGGCCTTCCATTCTTCCACAATCTACTATTGAAAATACTGCGAAAGCAATATTAGATTTAAATGGTTCGGGACTTTCTCTGATGGAAATCAGTCATCGCACGAAAGATTTTCAGGCAGTCATTGATGAAGCAGTTGCTTTGTTTAAAGAACTGTTAAACATCCCTGAAGGCTACTCTGTTCTGTTTTTGGGTGGTGGCGCAAGTCTGGAATTTTGCATGGTTCCTTTCAACTTCCTTGAAAAAAAAGCTGCTTACCTCAACACGGGTGTTTGGGCTAAAAAAGCGATGAAAGAAGCAAAAGGATTTGGCGAGGTTGTTGAGGTTGCTTCTTCAGCTGACGCTAATTACACTTTTATTCCTAAAGATTATACTATTCCTGCCGATGCTGATTATTTTCACATCACCACTAATAATACAATCTATGGTACCGAAATTCGTAAGGATATAGATTCTACTATTCCTTTGATTGCAGATATGTCTTCGGATATCTTTTCTCGCCCAATTGATGTATCGAAATATGCATTAATATATGGTGGCGCTCAGAAGAATCTTGCTCCGGCAGGTGTAACTTTCGTAATTGTGAAAGACGAAGCGCTCGGTAAAGTAAGTCGTTATATCCCAACAATGCTTGATTATCGCACACATATAAAAGAAGGATCTATGTTCAATACTCCTCCGGTTGTGCCTATTTATGCAGCCATGGAAACTCTTCGCTGGATCAAAGCTGAAGGTGGCGTGAAAGAGATGGAAAGAAGAGCTCTTGAAAAGGCAGACCTGCTTTATGGTGAAATCGATCGCAATAAGTTATTTGTAGGAACGGCTAATAAAGAAGACCGCTCACTGATGAATATCTGTTTCGTAATGAAGGATGAGTACAAGGACTTAGAAGCTGAATTCCAAAAGTTCGCAACTGAAAGAGGTATGATTGGTATAAAAGGACACCGTTCTGTTGGCGGATTCCGTGCTTCTTGCTACAATGCATTGCCAAAAGAAAGCGTTGAAGCGCTGGTTGCATGCATGCAAGAGTTTGAAAAATTACACTAA